A stretch of the Pedobacter sp. MC2016-14 genome encodes the following:
- a CDS encoding HD domain-containing protein, giving the protein MNKKKIINDPVYGFINIPSALVFDLISHPYFQRLRYIKQLGMTHLVYPGALHTRFHHALGAMHLMSLAIEVLKGKGHDISKEEEEAATIAILLHDIGHGPFSHALEHSLVNGIKHEDISMLIMEKLNAAFGGRLSPAIEIFKGNCKKRFLHQLISGQLDLDRMDYLNRDSFFTGVSEGVISFDRIIKMFNVVDDDLVIEEKGVYSIENFLIARRLMYWQVYLHKTVISGEQLLVKILERAKELSARGETLFATPALQHFLQNDVREEAFFSADLHLEKFLKLDDQDIFASVKVWVDHPDQILSKLCEMLTKRILYKIEITNDAQDEARVQLLKENIAATLNITVAESRYFVFTDVIRNRAYNAGNSNINILLKNNTLIDIVKASDLSNLESLDKTVKKHILCYPRII; this is encoded by the coding sequence TTGAACAAAAAGAAAATCATTAACGACCCTGTTTATGGGTTCATCAATATACCCTCCGCACTAGTCTTTGACCTTATATCTCATCCTTATTTTCAGCGCTTAAGGTATATTAAGCAATTGGGAATGACGCATTTAGTCTATCCTGGTGCTTTGCATACCAGGTTCCATCATGCCCTTGGCGCTATGCATTTAATGAGCCTGGCCATTGAGGTACTGAAAGGAAAAGGGCATGACATTTCAAAGGAAGAAGAGGAGGCAGCAACCATCGCCATTTTACTACATGATATTGGTCATGGTCCTTTTTCGCATGCGCTGGAACACTCGCTGGTTAACGGGATTAAACATGAGGATATTTCTATGCTGATTATGGAAAAGCTGAATGCGGCCTTTGGTGGCAGACTTTCGCCGGCAATTGAAATATTTAAAGGAAATTGTAAAAAGAGGTTTTTACATCAGCTCATTTCCGGTCAGCTTGATCTTGACAGAATGGATTACCTAAACCGGGATAGTTTTTTTACGGGCGTTAGTGAGGGGGTAATTAGTTTTGACAGGATCATAAAGATGTTTAATGTGGTGGATGATGACCTGGTAATAGAAGAGAAAGGGGTTTATTCCATTGAAAACTTTCTAATTGCCCGCCGGCTGATGTATTGGCAGGTTTATTTGCATAAAACCGTGATTTCCGGCGAGCAACTGCTGGTTAAAATTTTAGAGCGGGCAAAAGAGTTATCGGCCCGGGGAGAAACGCTTTTCGCAACACCTGCTTTACAGCATTTTTTGCAGAACGATGTTCGTGAAGAAGCGTTTTTTAGCGCTGATCTTCATTTGGAAAAGTTCCTTAAGCTGGATGATCAGGATATTTTTGCCTCTGTAAAGGTATGGGTTGACCATCCCGATCAAATTTTATCTAAACTGTGCGAGATGCTCACCAAAAGAATCCTCTATAAAATAGAGATCACAAATGATGCGCAGGATGAGGCCAGGGTGCAGCTGTTAAAAGAAAATATCGCGGCAACATTAAACATTACTGTAGCGGAATCGAGATATTTTGTGTTTACTGATGTAATTAGAAACAGGGCATATAATGCTGGCAACAGCAACATTAATATTTTATTGAAAAATAACACGTTAATAGATATTGTAAAAGCGTCTGATTTATCCAATTTAGAATCTTTGGATAAAACAGTGAAGAAGCACATTTTATGCTATCCAAGGATTATTTAG
- the efp gene encoding elongation factor P, giving the protein MAKASDIKSGNVLRFNGELVQVEEFLHRTPGNLRAFYQARMRNVKTGKLVEYRFRVDEEVEICRVETNDYQYLYEDGDALVVMDNASFEQFNIPKLLFGKSLRFLKEGMNVIIAFESDEPIMAQTPSHVELEITYSEPAVKGDTSTNALKYATLETGVEIKVPMFINQGDRVKVDTRTGDYVERIK; this is encoded by the coding sequence ATGGCAAAGGCATCAGATATAAAAAGTGGTAACGTGCTCCGGTTTAACGGAGAACTGGTACAGGTAGAAGAGTTCCTGCACCGCACCCCTGGAAATTTGAGGGCTTTTTACCAGGCCAGAATGCGAAATGTAAAAACCGGTAAATTGGTAGAATACAGATTTCGTGTAGATGAAGAGGTAGAGATTTGCCGTGTTGAAACAAATGATTACCAATATCTTTATGAAGATGGAGATGCGCTGGTAGTGATGGATAATGCTTCATTTGAGCAATTTAACATACCAAAACTATTGTTTGGTAAAAGTTTAAGGTTCTTAAAAGAAGGAATGAATGTAATTATAGCATTTGAAAGTGACGAGCCGATTATGGCCCAAACACCTTCTCATGTCGAATTAGAAATTACGTACTCTGAGCCTGCTGTTAAAGGCGACACCTCTACAAATGCATTGAAATATGCAACTTTAGAGACCGGAGTAGAAATTAAAGTCCCTATGTTTATCAACCAGGGCGATAGGGTTAAGGTTGATACACGTACAGGCGACTATGTAGAAAGAATAAAATAA
- a CDS encoding exodeoxyribonuclease III, with translation MKIISYNVNGIRSASTKNLFGWLQSTDPDMVCMQEVKALPSQIPDVLNLIEQLGYHHYWFPAEKKGYSGVAILTKLKPNHVEYGCGEEWIDKEGRILRADFDNFSLMSVYLPSGSSGEERQAKKYEFMCFFEGYIQELRKEIPNLIISGDYNICHTAIDIHNPKSNANSSGFLPEEREWMQLFLNSGFIDTFRHFNKDPHHYTWWSFRAGSRGKNLGWRIDYHLATLPMLDKLKNVTILPDAIHSDHCPVLLELNA, from the coding sequence ATGAAAATCATCTCTTACAATGTAAACGGCATCCGCTCTGCATCAACCAAAAACCTCTTCGGCTGGCTGCAAAGTACCGACCCAGACATGGTATGTATGCAGGAAGTAAAAGCGCTTCCTTCGCAAATTCCCGATGTACTTAACCTGATTGAACAGCTGGGATATCACCATTATTGGTTCCCGGCCGAAAAAAAGGGATATAGCGGTGTAGCTATATTAACCAAATTAAAGCCCAATCATGTGGAATATGGGTGTGGAGAAGAATGGATAGACAAAGAAGGAAGGATTTTAAGGGCTGATTTTGACAATTTCTCACTGATGAGTGTATATCTTCCATCTGGATCGTCAGGAGAGGAAAGACAGGCTAAAAAGTATGAATTTATGTGTTTTTTTGAAGGCTATATCCAGGAACTCCGCAAGGAAATACCAAACCTGATCATTTCTGGCGATTATAATATTTGCCATACTGCCATTGACATTCATAATCCAAAATCCAACGCCAACTCATCTGGCTTCCTGCCAGAAGAACGTGAATGGATGCAATTGTTCTTGAACAGCGGATTTATAGATACCTTCAGGCATTTTAACAAAGACCCGCACCATTATACCTGGTGGAGCTTTAGAGCGGGATCAAGAGGTAAAAACCTGGGTTGGCGCATCGATTACCACTTGGCTACCTTGCCGATGCTTGACAAATTGAAAAACGTAACCATTTTACCCGATGCCATTCATTCAGATCATTGTCCGGTATTGTTGGAACTGAATGCATAA
- the lpxD gene encoding UDP-3-O-(3-hydroxymyristoyl)glucosamine N-acyltransferase, producing the protein MQFTAKQIGELLSGTIEGDENVQVAELSKIEDGKSGSLCFLSNPKYENFLYSTQASVVIVGADFKPTQPYTCTLIKVADPYSAFSVLLEKYNEVLNQENGQTGIDPGSFVHPSAKVGKNVFIGAFSYIAENAVIGDGSKIHPQVYVGKNAVIGKNCLLYPGVKIQSRTILGDRIIIHSNTVIGSDGFGFAPQKDGTYSKIAQIGNVVIEDDVEIGSNASIDRATMGSTFIRKGVKLDNLIQIAHNVEVGEHTVVAAQTGISGSTKLGGNSVIGGQVGIAGHLSLAKGTQIGAQAGINFNTTDENKQWHGTPAQPLRDWMRANVIFKQLPGVEKRIAKLEATISKLSEIIENNNISILNKNER; encoded by the coding sequence ATGCAATTTACTGCCAAGCAGATAGGCGAACTTTTAAGCGGCACGATAGAAGGTGACGAAAACGTTCAGGTAGCAGAGCTCTCTAAAATAGAAGATGGGAAATCTGGTTCGTTATGTTTTTTGTCTAATCCGAAATACGAAAATTTCCTGTACTCTACACAGGCATCAGTAGTAATCGTAGGCGCTGATTTTAAACCTACACAACCATATACCTGTACCTTAATTAAGGTTGCAGATCCTTACAGCGCCTTTTCTGTACTGCTGGAAAAATACAACGAGGTATTGAACCAGGAAAATGGGCAAACGGGAATAGACCCGGGCAGCTTTGTTCATCCTTCTGCCAAAGTTGGTAAAAACGTATTTATAGGGGCTTTCAGTTACATTGCTGAAAATGCAGTTATAGGTGACGGCAGCAAGATCCACCCGCAAGTATATGTAGGCAAAAATGCAGTAATTGGAAAGAATTGTTTGCTCTATCCAGGCGTTAAAATACAATCCCGGACAATTTTAGGAGATAGAATCATTATCCATTCTAATACCGTAATTGGTAGTGATGGTTTTGGTTTCGCCCCGCAAAAAGATGGTACGTATTCAAAGATCGCACAGATTGGTAATGTAGTCATTGAAGATGACGTTGAAATTGGATCTAATGCCTCTATAGACAGGGCAACGATGGGCTCTACCTTTATCCGTAAAGGTGTTAAGCTTGACAATTTAATTCAAATTGCACATAATGTTGAGGTGGGTGAGCATACTGTTGTGGCAGCTCAAACAGGAATTTCCGGAAGTACCAAACTTGGTGGAAACTCGGTAATTGGTGGCCAGGTTGGTATTGCGGGTCACCTTTCTTTGGCTAAGGGTACACAAATTGGTGCCCAGGCAGGAATTAATTTTAATACCACAGACGAGAATAAGCAGTGGCATGGAACGCCGGCTCAGCCATTGAGGGACTGGATGCGTGCAAATGTGATCTTTAAACAGTTACCCGGCGTAGAAAAGAGGATTGCTAAACTTGAAGCAACGATTTCAAAGCTGTCCGAAATAATTGAAAATAATAATATCTCTATTTTAAACAAGAATGAACGTTAA
- a CDS encoding alanine dehydrogenase, which produces MSTGLREGMASIAHQGLIQPKETMCESGNKSNSLYIGIPKEVSFQENRIALTPLSVALLVSNGHKVMIESGAGVGANFSDRDYSEQGAIICFDKKEVFNADIIVKIAPPMLDEIALMHKGQTLISALQMGSLKETFIKALLDKKINALCFEHIRDEGNVLSVVRAMSEIVGATSIFIASEYLNNVNGGKGLMLGGFTGVPPTEIVILGAGTVGEYAARTALSLGAEVKVFDSSIYRLRRLQNNLGSRVFTSVMQPIVLGKAITTCDVVIGAIRASHGRSPCLVMEETVSRMKPDSVVIDVSIDQGGCFETSEVTNHKDPVFRKYDVIHYCVPNIASRVPRTASYALTNIFTPILVDIGDMGGLMNVVWNKPGIRNALYTYQGHLTSKDLANMFNLPFKDIELLVAANQ; this is translated from the coding sequence ATGTCAACAGGATTACGTGAAGGAATGGCTTCTATTGCACATCAGGGATTGATACAGCCTAAAGAGACCATGTGCGAAAGTGGAAACAAAAGCAATAGCTTGTACATCGGGATCCCGAAGGAAGTCTCTTTTCAGGAAAACAGAATAGCACTGACACCGCTTTCAGTGGCCTTGCTGGTTAGTAACGGACATAAAGTGATGATTGAAAGTGGTGCTGGGGTTGGCGCCAATTTTTCTGACCGTGATTATAGTGAACAGGGCGCAATCATTTGTTTTGATAAAAAGGAGGTCTTTAACGCCGATATTATTGTCAAAATTGCGCCGCCAATGTTGGATGAAATTGCACTGATGCATAAAGGTCAGACGCTTATTTCGGCCCTGCAAATGGGCTCCCTCAAAGAAACCTTCATTAAGGCCCTCCTGGACAAAAAAATAAATGCCCTGTGTTTTGAACATATCCGTGATGAAGGGAATGTATTGAGTGTAGTGCGGGCAATGAGCGAAATTGTAGGCGCAACCTCTATTTTCATTGCTTCAGAATACCTTAACAATGTAAACGGCGGAAAAGGCCTTATGCTGGGTGGTTTTACAGGCGTACCGCCAACAGAAATTGTAATTTTAGGCGCAGGCACAGTGGGCGAATATGCAGCGAGGACCGCCTTATCGCTTGGTGCAGAAGTAAAAGTGTTTGACAGCTCCATTTATAGGCTAAGAAGGCTGCAAAACAATCTTGGAAGTCGTGTTTTTACCTCTGTAATGCAGCCTATTGTGCTGGGTAAGGCCATTACCACCTGTGATGTAGTCATTGGTGCCATTCGTGCTTCACATGGCCGCAGTCCTTGTTTGGTTATGGAAGAAACGGTGAGCCGTATGAAGCCTGATTCTGTAGTGATTGATGTTAGCATTGATCAGGGTGGTTGTTTTGAAACTTCGGAGGTAACTAATCATAAAGATCCTGTTTTTAGAAAATACGATGTCATTCATTACTGTGTACCTAATATCGCATCCAGGGTTCCACGTACGGCTTCTTATGCACTGACAAATATCTTTACCCCAATTCTGGTTGATATAGGCGATATGGGTGGGCTGATGAACGTAGTATGGAACAAACCGGGCATCCGAAATGCCCTATATACCTATCAGGGACACCTGACAAGTAAAGACCTGGCCAACATGTTTAATCTTCCTTTTAAAGACATTGAGCTATTGGTTGCCGCCAACCAGTAA
- a CDS encoding ATP-binding cassette domain-containing protein: MRIDLDGAGRRFNQEWIFRNLSYQFLSGQKYAILGPNGSGKSTLLSLILGNLSPSEGKVTYHNINKEQQIAAEQIYKSISFAAPYLDLIEDFTLQEIISFHFKFKNYHKGIDEKSLPALLGLAKSQDKALKYFSSGMKQRVKLALACCTDSQILLLDEPASNLDVQGMAWYHELIQNFTANKIVIVGSNQEAEYAFCNEIVNILDYK; encoded by the coding sequence ATGCGGATTGACTTAGATGGTGCAGGAAGGCGGTTTAACCAGGAATGGATATTCCGCAATTTAAGCTATCAGTTTCTTTCCGGACAAAAATATGCCATTTTAGGTCCTAATGGTTCGGGGAAATCTACTTTGCTGAGTTTGATTCTTGGCAATTTATCCCCATCCGAAGGTAAAGTTACCTACCATAACATAAATAAGGAGCAGCAAATCGCTGCAGAACAGATTTATAAAAGCATCAGTTTTGCTGCTCCTTATCTCGATTTGATTGAAGATTTTACCCTTCAGGAAATCATCAGCTTTCATTTTAAATTTAAAAACTACCACAAGGGGATAGACGAAAAAAGTCTTCCCGCATTACTCGGACTGGCAAAGTCGCAAGACAAAGCCTTAAAGTATTTCTCGTCCGGGATGAAACAGCGTGTTAAACTGGCGCTTGCCTGTTGTACCGACAGCCAGATCCTGCTTTTGGATGAACCCGCTTCCAATCTGGATGTACAGGGAATGGCCTGGTATCATGAGTTAATTCAAAATTTTACGGCAAACAAAATTGTAATTGTAGGCTCAAATCAGGAAGCCGAGTACGCTTTTTGCAACGAAATTGTTAACATTCTGGATTACAAATAA
- a CDS encoding bifunctional UDP-3-O-[3-hydroxymyristoyl] N-acetylglucosamine deacetylase/3-hydroxyacyl-ACP dehydratase → MNVKQKTIKSEVSVQGVGLHTGANVTLTFCPAPENHGFKFQRTDLPGQPIVEADCDNVTDTARGTTITQNGASVSTVEHVMASLVGMDLDNVLLKLDGPETPIMDGSAIQFLEALEGVGVVQQSIDREYFQIPHNITYTESDRKVEIVAMPLDDYRFTCMIDYNSPVLGSQHAGISSIAEFKKEIASCRTFCFLHELEYQLQNNLIKGGDLNNAIVIVDKEVTREELDHLAKIFKRNAIDVAPQGILNNMELRYQNEPARHKLLDMIGDLALVGMHLKGHIMAARPGHAANVAFAKKIKAAIKKEKNKKVQPVYDPAAKPLYDIVQIMDILPHRQPFLFIDKILELSKTHVVGVKNVTMNEEFFKGHFPGAPVLPGVIQIEAMAQTGGILVLSTVPDPRNYLTYFLKIDKVRFRAQVLPGDTIVFRCDLMEPIRRGIAQMKGVGMVGEKIVVEAEMMAQISKVKENETTV, encoded by the coding sequence ATGAACGTTAAACAAAAGACCATAAAATCTGAGGTTTCAGTGCAGGGTGTAGGCTTACATACCGGTGCAAACGTTACCTTAACCTTTTGCCCCGCACCAGAAAATCATGGCTTTAAGTTTCAAAGAACAGATTTACCCGGACAGCCGATTGTTGAAGCAGATTGCGACAATGTAACAGATACTGCCAGAGGAACCACCATTACTCAAAATGGGGCTAGTGTAAGTACTGTAGAGCATGTGATGGCTTCTTTGGTTGGGATGGACCTGGATAACGTGTTGCTAAAACTGGATGGCCCTGAAACGCCGATTATGGATGGAAGTGCTATTCAATTTCTGGAAGCGCTGGAGGGCGTTGGTGTTGTACAACAATCTATAGACAGGGAATATTTTCAGATTCCACATAACATTACCTATACCGAGTCAGACAGAAAAGTAGAAATTGTAGCCATGCCTTTAGATGACTACAGGTTTACCTGTATGATTGACTATAATTCTCCTGTTTTAGGAAGTCAGCATGCCGGAATTTCCAGTATTGCTGAATTTAAAAAAGAGATTGCATCTTGCCGTACCTTCTGTTTCCTTCATGAACTGGAGTATCAATTGCAAAATAACCTGATTAAAGGAGGTGATTTAAACAATGCCATTGTTATTGTAGATAAAGAGGTAACGAGAGAGGAACTGGACCACCTGGCTAAGATCTTTAAAAGAAATGCCATTGACGTTGCTCCTCAGGGGATCCTAAACAATATGGAGCTCAGGTACCAAAATGAACCGGCAAGGCATAAATTGCTGGATATGATTGGTGATTTGGCCTTGGTTGGGATGCACCTAAAAGGGCATATCATGGCCGCCAGACCTGGACATGCAGCAAACGTTGCTTTTGCGAAGAAGATTAAAGCAGCAATTAAAAAAGAAAAGAATAAGAAAGTGCAGCCAGTATATGATCCAGCAGCTAAGCCGCTGTACGATATTGTCCAGATTATGGACATTTTGCCCCACAGACAGCCATTTTTATTCATCGATAAAATTCTTGAACTTTCTAAAACCCATGTTGTGGGCGTAAAGAACGTAACGATGAACGAAGAATTTTTTAAAGGACATTTTCCTGGCGCACCAGTCCTTCCTGGCGTAATTCAAATTGAGGCCATGGCACAAACGGGCGGCATTTTGGTGCTAAGCACTGTTCCTGACCCAAGAAATTACCTCACTTACTTTCTTAAAATAGATAAAGTGCGGTTCAGGGCGCAGGTATTGCCTGGTGATACCATTGTGTTCAGATGCGATTTGATGGAGCCAATCCGCAGAGGCATCGCACAAATGAAAGGTGTAGGCATGGTGGGAGAGAAAATTGTTGTTGAAGCCGAAATGATGGCTCAGATTAGTAAAGTAAAAGAAAACGAAACCACAGTATGA
- a CDS encoding bifunctional response regulator/alkaline phosphatase family protein: protein MQETKILWADDEINLLKPHILLLNEKGYHVTTFTNGNDALEAFGKEHFDLVFLDENMPGMSGIETLSAIKNLKNDIPVVLITKSEEENLMEDAIGSKIDDYLIKPVNPKQVLLTIKKLIDNKRLVSEKTSMAYQQDFRKLGMTLNDKLSHQEWIDVYKKLIFWELELEKLDDPQMHEILTMQKSEANTQFSRFIEDNYLSWVNGKGKAPLLSNELLKKKVLPLINDTTPVFFILIDNLRYDQWKIIDPLIREHFRLDDEDIYTSILPTATQYARNSIFSGLMPLEMEKRFPTMWQNDDDEGGKNMYEEAFLADQIKRSLRKDCKFSYHKILTYDDGKALTEQVNNLMQNELNAIVYNFVDMLSHARTDMAMIRELANDDAAYRSLTLSWFEHSPLLELLKKLSQKQVKVVITTDHGTIRVKHASKVIGDRNTNTNLRYKQGRNLNYNAKEVFLIKNPHEAQLPKINISSNYIFAKEDRYFVYQNNYNQFVNYYNETFQHGGISLEEMIIPIATYSSR, encoded by the coding sequence ATGCAGGAAACCAAAATTCTATGGGCAGATGATGAGATCAACTTATTAAAACCACATATACTTTTATTAAACGAGAAAGGTTACCACGTAACTACATTTACAAACGGCAACGATGCACTTGAAGCTTTTGGAAAAGAGCACTTTGACCTTGTTTTTCTGGATGAAAACATGCCGGGCATGAGCGGCATTGAAACGCTCTCTGCTATAAAAAACCTTAAGAATGACATCCCTGTGGTATTGATTACCAAGAGCGAAGAGGAAAACCTGATGGAAGATGCCATTGGTTCAAAAATAGATGACTACCTTATTAAACCGGTAAACCCAAAGCAGGTTTTGCTAACCATTAAAAAATTGATTGACAATAAGCGTTTGGTGAGTGAAAAAACGTCAATGGCTTATCAGCAGGATTTTAGAAAATTGGGCATGACGCTAAACGATAAGCTAAGCCATCAGGAATGGATTGATGTGTACAAAAAGCTGATCTTTTGGGAACTGGAGCTGGAGAAACTTGACGACCCGCAGATGCACGAAATCCTGACGATGCAAAAATCTGAGGCAAATACCCAATTTTCCCGGTTTATTGAAGACAATTACCTGAGTTGGGTAAACGGAAAGGGAAAAGCCCCTTTGCTTTCTAATGAGCTGTTAAAGAAGAAAGTATTGCCGCTGATTAACGACACCACCCCTGTTTTCTTTATTTTGATTGATAACCTTCGTTACGACCAGTGGAAAATCATAGACCCTTTAATAAGGGAGCACTTCCGTTTGGATGACGAAGATATTTACACCAGCATTTTGCCTACCGCTACACAATATGCCCGAAACTCGATATTTTCTGGTTTAATGCCGCTTGAAATGGAGAAACGTTTTCCAACCATGTGGCAGAATGACGATGACGAGGGTGGAAAAAACATGTACGAGGAAGCTTTTCTGGCCGATCAGATCAAAAGAAGCCTGCGTAAAGACTGTAAATTCAGTTATCATAAAATATTAACTTATGACGATGGAAAAGCGCTAACTGAACAGGTAAATAACCTGATGCAGAATGAGCTGAACGCGATTGTTTACAATTTTGTAGACATGCTCTCGCATGCCCGTACCGACATGGCGATGATTCGTGAATTGGCAAATGATGATGCGGCATACAGATCATTAACCTTATCCTGGTTTGAGCATTCTCCGCTGCTGGAACTGCTTAAAAAGCTTTCGCAAAAGCAGGTGAAAGTAGTGATTACTACTGATCATGGTACGATAAGGGTAAAACATGCCAGCAAAGTGATTGGGGACAGAAATACAAATACGAACCTACGTTACAAGCAGGGCCGTAATTTAAATTACAATGCGAAAGAGGTTTTTCTGATCAAGAACCCACATGAAGCACAATTGCCAAAAATTAACATCAGTTCAAATTACATTTTTGCGAAGGAAGACCGCTATTTTGTATACCAGAATAACTACAACCAGTTTGTAAACTATTACAATGAAACTTTTCAGCATGGAGGAATATCTCTGGAGGAGATGATTATACCCATAGCAACTTATAGTTCAAGATAG
- a CDS encoding 5-formyltetrahydrofolate cyclo-ligase gives MNKAEIRKAAILERKKLTPEQVETLSIQIRNQFATLDFSAVNVIHLFLPILEKNEPDTFLIVDWLKENHPHIKIIIPRANFGNSLMTHHAFTSKEDLKKNEYGIPEPFPVDVHIGKIDMVLVPMLAFDLHGYRVGYGKGFYDRFLQGLDAKKVGLNFFEAQNQISNVDEYDVRLDLCITPQKIYAFSSNNTGQ, from the coding sequence ATGAATAAAGCAGAAATCAGAAAAGCAGCTATTCTGGAGCGTAAAAAACTTACCCCAGAGCAGGTAGAGACCTTGAGCATCCAAATTCGAAACCAGTTTGCAACGCTTGATTTTTCTGCGGTTAACGTTATTCACCTATTTCTTCCAATCCTGGAAAAAAATGAACCGGATACCTTTTTAATCGTAGATTGGCTCAAAGAAAACCATCCTCACATAAAAATTATTATTCCGCGAGCCAATTTTGGCAACTCACTGATGACCCATCATGCTTTTACTTCAAAAGAAGATTTAAAAAAGAACGAATATGGTATTCCAGAGCCCTTTCCGGTCGATGTTCATATTGGTAAAATCGACATGGTGTTGGTTCCTATGCTCGCATTTGATCTCCATGGATACAGAGTAGGTTATGGTAAAGGGTTTTACGACCGCTTTTTACAGGGATTGGACGCAAAAAAGGTAGGTTTAAATTTTTTTGAGGCGCAAAATCAGATCAGCAATGTAGATGAATACGATGTAAGGCTAGATCTGTGTATTACGCCACAAAAGATTTATGCATTCAGTTCCAACAATACCGGACAATGA
- the tsaE gene encoding tRNA (adenosine(37)-N6)-threonylcarbamoyltransferase complex ATPase subunit type 1 TsaE — MEFEVNQLSDLKAAANALITLAGKNKEKLFIFEGEMGAGKTTFIKEICAALGVTETVSSPTFSIVNEYEGDGEVIYHFDFYRIKNLQEAYDIGYEDYFDSGNICLIEWPEKIAALLLQENYIKIQISILGPEKRKLLFTTINH; from the coding sequence ATGGAATTTGAAGTCAACCAGCTTTCTGATTTAAAAGCAGCAGCAAACGCATTGATTACACTTGCAGGAAAAAATAAGGAAAAGCTCTTTATTTTTGAGGGCGAAATGGGTGCAGGAAAAACCACCTTTATCAAAGAGATTTGTGCTGCCCTTGGTGTTACAGAAACCGTTTCCAGTCCTACTTTTTCTATTGTAAACGAGTATGAAGGAGACGGTGAGGTCATTTATCATTTTGATTTTTACAGGATCAAAAACCTGCAGGAAGCATATGATATTGGCTATGAAGATTACTTTGATTCTGGGAACATCTGCCTGATTGAGTGGCCGGAAAAAATTGCAGCACTCCTTTTGCAGGAAAATTATATTAAAATTCAAATTAGTATATTAGGGCCGGAAAAAAGAAAACTGCTTTTCACAACAATAAACCACTAG
- the lpxA gene encoding acyl-ACP--UDP-N-acetylglucosamine O-acyltransferase — MIQPLAYIHPQAKIADNVVIEPFAVIHKDVEIGEGTWIGSNVVIMDGARIGKNCRVFPGSVISGIPQDLKFAGEVTTAEIGDNTTIRECVTINRGTKDKWKTVIGSNCLIQAYSHIAHDCEVGDYCIFSNSTTLAGHITIGNYVVLAGLVAIHQFVKVGSHAFVTGGSLVRKDVPPYVKAAREPLSYAGINSVGLRRRGFTSEKINEIQEIYRVLFVKHNNVTKALDMIEAEFAPTEIRDEIVDFIRNSNRGVMKGFGSGS; from the coding sequence ATGATACAACCTCTAGCATATATACATCCTCAGGCAAAGATAGCCGATAATGTTGTTATTGAGCCTTTTGCGGTGATACATAAAGATGTTGAAATAGGTGAAGGTACCTGGATCGGCTCCAATGTTGTGATCATGGATGGTGCAAGAATTGGAAAGAACTGCAGGGTTTTCCCAGGTTCTGTTATTTCTGGTATTCCGCAAGACTTAAAGTTTGCCGGAGAGGTAACTACCGCCGAAATTGGTGATAACACCACCATCAGGGAGTGCGTAACCATCAACAGAGGTACAAAAGATAAATGGAAAACAGTAATTGGAAGCAATTGTCTAATTCAGGCTTATTCTCACATTGCACACGATTGTGAAGTAGGCGATTACTGTATTTTTTCTAACAGCACTACACTTGCGGGCCACATCACCATTGGTAATTATGTGGTGCTTGCGGGGCTTGTGGCTATTCACCAATTTGTCAAAGTAGGTTCTCATGCTTTTGTAACTGGTGGTTCACTCGTACGGAAAGACGTTCCGCCTTACGTAAAGGCCGCCAGAGAGCCGCTTTCTTACGCGGGCATCAATTCTGTAGGTTTGCGCAGAAGAGGCTTTACATCCGAGAAAATCAACGAAATTCAGGAAATCTACAGGGTGTTGTTTGTGAAGCACAATAACGTAACCAAAGCATTGGATATGATTGAAGCAGAATTTGCCCCAACGGAAATCCGTGATGAGATTGTTGACTTTATCAGAAATTCTAACCGTGGTGTGATGAAGGGCTTCGGTTCTGGAAGCTAA